A single genomic interval of Chryseobacterium paludis harbors:
- a CDS encoding RNA polymerase sigma factor has product MSALEQEFLEKIEKHKGIIFKISKMYMDNKDDRDDLFQEITYQVWRAYPSFKGQSEFSTWLYRIALNTAIVFLKSEKKRSFIANEDFSNYKIVQDEYDDEKEEKLSAMYQAIHQLNPIDKAFIFYYLEDFPGREIAEQMGISDGNVRVKMNRAKNKLKDILNSNKY; this is encoded by the coding sequence ATGAGTGCATTAGAACAAGAATTTTTAGAAAAAATTGAAAAACATAAGGGAATCATTTTCAAGATTTCTAAAATGTACATGGATAATAAGGATGACCGCGATGATCTTTTTCAGGAGATTACCTATCAGGTTTGGAGAGCATATCCAAGTTTCAAAGGACAAAGTGAGTTTTCTACATGGTTATACAGAATAGCTTTGAATACGGCGATCGTATTTTTAAAATCTGAAAAGAAAAGAAGTTTTATCGCTAATGAGGATTTTTCAAATTACAAGATCGTACAAGATGAGTATGATGATGAAAAAGAAGAGAAATTATCTGCAATGTATCAGGCTATTCATCAGTTAAACCCAATAGATAAAGCTTTTATATTCTATTATCTGGAAGACTTCCCCGGACGTGAAATTGCTGAGCAAATGGGAATCTCTGACGGAAATGTGAGAGTAAAAATGAATCGCGCTAAAAATAAGTTGAAAGATATCTTAAACTCAAATAAATACTAA
- a CDS encoding helix-turn-helix domain-containing protein yields the protein MKSTFFSVQKSDSEYYKNIFSDSCYHIFLFEGIGKIVIDFTEYDFNGKIVLFSSPFQNIQILSDHSIGVETLSFHSDFYCIEFHKKEVACNGLLFNNIYLFPYIGLNKEVFDEISEYFSKIKKVDLQEDFSESILQSYLQLILAICSKEKNKILSDKDLVNDDFKELKYFQNLVEKHFIAEKTLSFYADLLNITPNTLSKKIKSRFNKTPSQIIQERVILESKKQIHLTRKSFKEIALELNFSDEFYFSKYFKKHTGVSPTHFRKEAGISIVADLYK from the coding sequence ATGAAAAGTACATTTTTTTCAGTCCAAAAATCAGATTCAGAATATTATAAAAATATTTTTAGCGATTCTTGTTATCATATCTTCTTATTTGAGGGCATTGGAAAGATTGTGATAGATTTCACAGAATATGATTTTAATGGGAAGATTGTTCTTTTCTCTTCGCCTTTTCAAAATATTCAGATCTTAAGTGATCATTCTATTGGTGTTGAAACCCTTAGTTTTCATAGTGATTTTTATTGTATAGAATTTCATAAAAAAGAAGTTGCGTGCAACGGTTTATTATTTAATAACATTTATCTCTTTCCTTATATTGGGTTAAACAAAGAGGTTTTTGATGAGATTTCAGAGTACTTTTCAAAAATTAAGAAAGTTGATCTTCAGGAGGATTTCTCGGAATCCATTTTGCAATCCTATCTTCAGCTCATTCTTGCCATCTGCAGTAAAGAAAAAAATAAAATACTTTCCGACAAGGATTTAGTTAATGATGATTTCAAAGAGTTAAAATATTTTCAGAATTTGGTGGAAAAGCATTTTATTGCTGAGAAAACCTTATCATTCTATGCAGATCTACTGAATATCACACCTAATACCTTAAGTAAAAAGATTAAATCACGCTTTAATAAAACACCTTCACAAATTATCCAGGAAAGAGTTATTCTGGAATCTAAAAAGCAGATTCACCTAACCCGTAAATCATTTAAAGAAATTGCGTTAGAACTTAATTTCAGCGACGAATTTTATTTCAGTAAATATTTTAAAAAACATACAGGTGTTTCACCTACTCATTTCCGCAAAGAAGCAGGTATTTCGATTGTTGCAGATTTGTACAAATAA
- a CDS encoding prevent-host-death protein yields MDTNRFKSSHDFSNIQKNISNNPGYSLDGYAQQAKDYVNDMKSKNQETTKSFMNHTQKSAKDVWNEIQEMTSGDWDKNKEQSEDK; encoded by the coding sequence ATGGACACAAACAGATTTAAATCATCACACGATTTTAGTAATATCCAGAAAAATATCTCCAATAATCCAGGATATAGTCTTGATGGATATGCTCAGCAGGCAAAGGATTATGTAAATGATATGAAAAGCAAAAATCAGGAAACTACAAAGAGTTTTATGAACCACACGCAAAAATCAGCTAAGGATGTTTGGAATGAGATTCAGGAAATGACTTCCGGGGACTGGGATAAGAATAAAGAACAATCAGAAGATAAGTAA
- a CDS encoding NADP-dependent glyceraldehyde-3-phosphate dehydrogenase produces the protein MDSVHNSSLHEIFKSENEIPEEFKIQEIHQRTYLLNGELVEWKGEVMNIYSPVCIRTENGLERKLLGSIPNISPADAMEVLEASVKAYDNGLGEWPTMSVEGRIKCMQKFVYLMIQQRDLVIKLLMWEIGKTLADSTKEFDRTVDYINQTIDALKDLDRESSRFQQAEGTIAQIRRAPLGVVLSMGPFNYPLNEIFTTLIPALIMGNTILFKLPKHGVLAHYPLLNAFKEAFPKGTVNTLYGKGSEIITPIMESGKVNVLAFIGSSKVANGLKKLHPKVNRLRAILSLDAKNAAIITKNADLDVAVSECILGALSFNGQRCTALKLLFVQREVAAEFTEKLNKAVSALKPGLPWEKDVKITPLPEVNKPPYLKECIDDAIAHGAKVLNENGGYNEASFVFPAVVYPVTSEMKLYHEEQFGPVIPVVPFDSIDEPIDYQVNASHGMQVSIFSQDPHEVSKLIDPFVNLVSRVNINCQAQRGPDVFPFTGRKDSAEGTLSVFDALRSFSIRSLVAAKLTESNKELLNTIVRDHDSNFLSTDYIF, from the coding sequence ATGGATTCAGTACATAACTCATCCCTTCACGAGATTTTTAAAAGCGAAAACGAAATACCTGAAGAATTTAAAATTCAGGAAATTCACCAGCGGACCTATCTTCTTAATGGTGAATTGGTAGAATGGAAAGGGGAGGTCATGAATATCTACTCACCGGTATGTATACGTACAGAAAACGGGCTTGAAAGAAAGCTGTTGGGAAGTATTCCAAACATCAGTCCGGCAGATGCAATGGAAGTTCTTGAAGCCTCGGTAAAAGCGTATGATAACGGACTGGGTGAGTGGCCGACAATGTCGGTGGAAGGGCGTATAAAATGTATGCAAAAATTTGTGTACTTAATGATCCAGCAACGTGATTTGGTCATTAAACTGCTAATGTGGGAAATTGGAAAAACATTGGCGGATTCCACAAAAGAATTTGATCGTACGGTAGATTATATCAACCAGACCATTGATGCACTAAAAGATCTGGATCGTGAATCTTCACGTTTTCAACAGGCCGAAGGAACGATTGCTCAGATTCGCAGAGCTCCACTGGGAGTTGTTTTAAGCATGGGGCCATTTAATTATCCATTAAACGAGATATTTACGACGTTGATCCCGGCTTTAATTATGGGAAATACAATTTTATTTAAACTTCCTAAACATGGTGTTTTGGCTCATTATCCTTTACTAAACGCTTTTAAAGAAGCTTTTCCAAAAGGAACTGTAAATACACTTTATGGTAAAGGTTCGGAAATTATTACACCGATCATGGAAAGTGGAAAAGTAAATGTACTGGCCTTTATCGGATCCAGTAAGGTAGCTAATGGATTGAAAAAGCTGCATCCAAAAGTAAACAGGTTACGGGCTATTTTAAGTTTAGATGCAAAAAATGCAGCGATCATCACTAAGAATGCAGATCTTGATGTAGCAGTAAGCGAATGTATTTTAGGAGCACTTTCCTTTAATGGACAACGATGTACAGCACTAAAACTGTTATTTGTACAAAGAGAAGTAGCAGCTGAATTTACTGAGAAACTGAACAAAGCAGTATCTGCCTTAAAACCAGGATTACCTTGGGAAAAAGACGTTAAAATAACACCTCTTCCAGAAGTTAATAAACCGCCTTATCTGAAAGAATGTATTGATGATGCAATTGCTCATGGTGCTAAAGTTTTAAATGAGAATGGTGGCTATAATGAAGCTTCTTTTGTTTTTCCGGCAGTTGTGTATCCTGTTACCAGTGAAATGAAACTGTATCATGAGGAGCAGTTTGGTCCTGTAATTCCAGTTGTTCCCTTTGACAGTATCGACGAGCCTATCGACTATCAAGTGAATGCATCTCATGGAATGCAGGTAAGTATTTTCAGTCAGGATCCACATGAAGTATCAAAACTCATCGATCCTTTTGTTAATCTTGTAAGCCGTGTCAATATCAATTGTCAGGCACAGCGTGGTCCGGATGTTTTCCCATTTACAGGAAGAAAGGATAGTGCTGAAGGAACGCTTTCCGTATTTGATGCCCTTCGTTCTTTTTCCATAAGATCTTTAGTAGCAGCCAAACTTACGGAATCCAATAAAGAATTGTTGAACACAATCGTAAGAGACCATGACTCCAATTTCTTAAGTACAGATTATATCTTCTAA
- a CDS encoding urocanate hydratase, whose translation MTFQEQIQQGIPNQLPQPKPYETNINHAPKRKEILGEEEKKLALKNALRYFEPKFHAELIPEFKEELEKYGRIYMYRFRPDYEMKARSISEYPGKSEQAKSIMLMIQNNLDYAVAQHPHELITYGGNGAVFQNWAQYLLTMKYLSEMTDEQTLTMYSGHPMGLFPSHKDAPRVVVTNGMVIPNYSKPDDWEKFNALGVSQYGQMTAGSYMYIGPQGIVHGTTITVLNAFRKIKKETQGGLFVTSGLGGMSGAQPKAGNIAGCITVCAEVNPKITKIRHDQKWVNEIHENLDELVARVRKAQEDKETVSLAYLGNIVEVWEKFDQENLRIDIGSDQTSLHNPWAGGYYPVGQSFEESNTMMAENPELFKEKVQETLRRHAAAINKHTEKGTYFFDYGNAFLLEASRAGADVMAENPTLGREFKFPSYVQDIMGPMCFDYGFGPFRWVCTSGKPEDLHKTDTIACQILEEIQQGSPEEIQQQMKDNIQWIKGAQENKLVVGSQARILYADAEGRMKIAEAFNKAIKSGEIGPVVLGRDHHDVSGTDSPYRETSNIYDGSRFTADMAIHNVIGDSFRGATWVSIHNGGGVGWGEVINGGFGMLLDGSDEADRRLKSMLFWDVNNGISRRSWARNEGAIFAIKRAMEVEPNLKVTLPNMVDDNLL comes from the coding sequence ATGACTTTCCAAGAACAAATACAACAAGGTATTCCTAACCAGTTGCCGCAACCCAAACCATACGAAACTAATATTAATCATGCACCAAAACGTAAAGAAATTCTAGGTGAAGAAGAGAAAAAACTTGCCTTGAAGAATGCTTTACGTTATTTCGAACCGAAGTTTCATGCAGAGCTAATACCAGAATTTAAAGAAGAGCTGGAAAAATACGGTAGAATCTATATGTATCGTTTTCGCCCGGATTATGAAATGAAAGCTCGCTCAATATCAGAGTATCCTGGAAAATCTGAGCAGGCAAAATCTATTATGCTCATGATTCAAAATAATCTGGATTATGCCGTGGCGCAGCACCCTCATGAATTAATTACATATGGTGGAAATGGAGCTGTTTTCCAAAACTGGGCTCAGTATCTTTTGACGATGAAATATTTGTCTGAGATGACAGATGAGCAGACTTTGACCATGTACTCAGGGCATCCAATGGGATTATTTCCTTCTCACAAAGATGCACCAAGGGTCGTGGTAACCAATGGAATGGTTATTCCTAATTATTCAAAACCTGACGATTGGGAAAAGTTCAATGCATTGGGGGTTTCTCAATATGGACAAATGACTGCCGGAAGCTATATGTATATCGGACCACAAGGTATTGTTCATGGGACAACGATTACGGTGCTGAATGCTTTCAGAAAAATTAAAAAAGAAACTCAGGGTGGTTTATTCGTGACTTCTGGATTGGGAGGAATGAGTGGAGCGCAACCAAAAGCAGGGAATATTGCCGGTTGCATTACCGTATGTGCTGAGGTTAATCCTAAGATCACGAAAATCCGTCACGATCAAAAATGGGTGAACGAAATTCATGAAAATCTTGATGAATTGGTAGCCAGAGTAAGAAAAGCTCAGGAAGATAAGGAAACTGTTTCTTTAGCTTATTTAGGAAATATCGTTGAAGTCTGGGAGAAATTTGATCAGGAAAATTTAAGAATCGATATCGGTTCAGACCAGACTTCACTTCACAATCCTTGGGCCGGAGGTTATTACCCTGTCGGACAAAGTTTCGAAGAATCTAATACTATGATGGCTGAGAATCCTGAATTATTCAAAGAAAAAGTTCAGGAAACTTTAAGGAGACATGCTGCAGCTATTAATAAACATACTGAAAAAGGAACTTATTTCTTCGATTATGGAAATGCCTTTTTATTAGAAGCTTCCAGAGCGGGGGCAGATGTAATGGCGGAAAATCCTACTTTGGGGAGGGAGTTTAAATTCCCAAGTTATGTCCAGGATATTATGGGGCCTATGTGTTTTGATTATGGTTTTGGACCATTCCGTTGGGTATGTACAAGTGGAAAGCCTGAAGATTTACATAAGACAGATACTATTGCCTGCCAGATTCTGGAAGAGATACAGCAAGGTTCTCCGGAAGAAATTCAGCAGCAGATGAAAGATAATATTCAATGGATCAAAGGAGCTCAGGAAAATAAACTGGTTGTTGGCTCTCAGGCTAGAATTCTTTACGCCGATGCAGAGGGAAGAATGAAAATTGCAGAAGCATTCAACAAAGCTATTAAAAGTGGTGAAATCGGACCTGTAGTATTGGGAAGAGATCATCATGATGTATCGGGAACAGATTCTCCTTACAGAGAAACCTCGAATATTTATGACGGATCAAGATTTACAGCTGATATGGCAATTCATAATGTAATTGGTGACAGTTTCCGTGGTGCAACCTGGGTTTCTATTCACAATGGTGGTGGAGTTGGTTGGGGAGAAGTGATCAATGGTGGTTTCGGAATGTTGTTGGATGGGAGTGATGAGGCTGACAGAAGATTGAAATCTATGCTCTTCTGGGATGTTAATAATGGTATTTCAAGAAGAAGCTGGGCAAGAAATGAAGGAGCAATCTTCGCTATAAAGAGAGCTATGGAAGTAGAGCCAAACTTAAAAGTAACGCTTCCTAATATGGTTGATGATAATTTATTATAA
- a CDS encoding SDR family oxidoreductase, which translates to MIPTTNSLDGKHVILMGGSAGIGLATAKAAAEKGAIITIVASNQHRIDSALAQLPENATGQSVDLSKEENIQNFFTNQTSFDHLVYTAGENLQLTNIKETSLSEAQKFFTIRYWGALAAVKYGSSKINAGGSIVLTSGIAGNRPGKGWGIAASITSAMEGFTRAMAVELAPIRVNVVSPGIVKTDLWGAIPKEAREEMYQQYADSLLVKKVAIPEDIALAYIYLMEQSFGTGNTIVADGGGVLV; encoded by the coding sequence ATGATACCAACAACAAATTCTTTAGATGGAAAACATGTAATACTAATGGGCGGCAGTGCAGGAATAGGTCTTGCAACAGCAAAAGCAGCGGCCGAAAAAGGAGCTATAATTACTATTGTCGCTTCTAATCAACATCGTATTGATTCAGCATTAGCCCAGTTACCTGAAAATGCAACAGGTCAATCCGTTGACTTGAGTAAAGAAGAAAATATCCAGAATTTCTTCACGAATCAAACTTCCTTTGATCATCTTGTATATACTGCAGGTGAGAATCTTCAATTAACGAATATTAAAGAAACTTCACTTTCAGAAGCACAAAAATTCTTTACAATTCGGTATTGGGGTGCTTTGGCAGCTGTAAAATATGGCTCATCAAAAATAAATGCCGGAGGTTCAATCGTTTTAACAAGCGGAATTGCGGGTAACCGCCCTGGAAAGGGTTGGGGAATTGCAGCCAGCATTACCTCAGCTATGGAAGGTTTTACCAGAGCTATGGCAGTTGAACTAGCTCCAATAAGGGTTAATGTTGTATCTCCAGGTATTGTAAAAACAGACTTATGGGGAGCTATTCCGAAAGAAGCCCGTGAGGAGATGTATCAACAATATGCAGACAGTTTATTGGTGAAAAAAGTCGCAATTCCTGAGGACATTGCTCTTGCTTATATTTATCTGATGGAGCAAAGTTTTGGAACAGGAAATACGATTGTTGCAGATGGTGGTGGGGTTTTAGTTTGA
- a CDS encoding DUF1801 domain-containing protein: MIHPDITDYNNTQSKSDQEICIQLSLIIDAELQDAENKIWHRHPVWFLDGNPIVGYSKLKDSVRLLFWSGQSFGEEGLKIEGTFKAAEKRYTSKQEISEDDLKRWLEKSRQIQWDYKNIVKRKGELIRLK, translated from the coding sequence ATGATACATCCTGATATTACAGATTATAATAATACACAGTCGAAGTCAGATCAGGAAATCTGTATACAGCTATCTCTTATTATTGATGCTGAATTACAGGATGCAGAAAATAAAATCTGGCATAGGCATCCTGTATGGTTTCTGGATGGAAATCCTATTGTGGGATATAGTAAATTAAAAGATTCTGTGCGTCTGCTATTTTGGAGTGGACAGTCCTTTGGTGAGGAAGGTCTAAAAATAGAAGGAACTTTTAAGGCAGCAGAGAAAAGATATACTTCCAAACAGGAAATCAGTGAAGATGATTTGAAAAGATGGCTTGAAAAATCTCGACAAATCCAATGGGATTATAAAAATATTGTTAAAAGAAAAGGAGAATTGATTCGGTTAAAATAA
- a CDS encoding YkgB family protein, translated as MIEFLAHSQKNFIHILRISVFIVMAWIGGLKAFHYEAEGIIPFVANSPFMSFFLNKKVSDTDNYELHKSKEGEVIPDHIKWHEVNGTYTFSYVLGSLILGIGILVVFGVFFPKIGLLSGILTAGMSIITLSFLITTPEVWVPDLGGPDHGFPYLSGAGRLVIKDIIMFAAGLVIASDSAKSLLKQSSKLTI; from the coding sequence ATGATTGAATTCTTAGCCCACTCACAGAAAAACTTTATTCATATTTTAAGAATAAGTGTGTTCATCGTCATGGCGTGGATTGGAGGATTAAAAGCTTTTCATTATGAAGCTGAAGGAATAATCCCATTTGTTGCCAACTCTCCTTTTATGAGTTTCTTTCTTAATAAGAAAGTTTCGGACACTGATAATTATGAGCTTCATAAAAGCAAAGAAGGAGAGGTCATTCCTGATCATATAAAATGGCATGAAGTAAATGGCACTTATACTTTTTCTTATGTATTAGGAAGTCTTATTCTTGGTATTGGAATTTTAGTTGTATTCGGAGTATTCTTTCCTAAGATCGGATTATTATCAGGAATTTTAACTGCTGGAATGTCTATTATTACTCTTTCTTTTCTTATCACAACACCAGAAGTCTGGGTTCCTGATTTGGGTGGTCCAGATCATGGTTTCCCTTATCTCTCAGGAGCAGGCAGACTGGTTATAAAAGATATTATTATGTTTGCAGCTGGTTTAGTGATAGCATCAGATTCGGCAAAAAGTCTCTTAAAGCAGTCTAGTAAATTGACTATATAA
- the tpx gene encoding thiol peroxidase: MFSKLIFSALLFFSVSHFAQNTKAENTIMMGGKPVHTYSKLPAVDKAAPKFTLADVAMKDQTLDSYKGKFLILNIFPSVDTGVCSASVRHFNEDAANLPNTVVLCISKDLPFAQKRFCGAEGIKNVVMLSDFRSDFGKTYGVEITDSMMKGLLSRAVVVIDPSGKIVYEEQVADISHEPNYEAAIKAIKN; this comes from the coding sequence ATGTTTTCAAAATTAATTTTCAGCGCATTATTATTTTTCTCTGTATCACATTTCGCTCAAAATACTAAAGCGGAAAATACGATTATGATGGGAGGAAAACCAGTACATACTTACTCGAAATTACCGGCCGTAGATAAAGCGGCTCCGAAATTTACGCTTGCAGATGTTGCTATGAAAGATCAAACACTAGATTCTTACAAAGGAAAATTCTTAATTCTTAATATTTTTCCAAGTGTAGATACAGGTGTCTGCTCGGCTTCTGTCCGTCATTTCAATGAAGATGCGGCCAATCTTCCAAACACAGTGGTTCTTTGTATTTCTAAAGATCTACCTTTCGCACAGAAAAGATTTTGTGGTGCTGAAGGCATAAAAAATGTAGTGATGCTTTCAGACTTCCGTTCTGACTTTGGGAAAACCTATGGTGTAGAAATTACAGATTCCATGATGAAAGGTCTTTTGAGCAGAGCTGTTGTTGTGATCGACCCTTCGGGAAAAATTGTTTATGAAGAGCAGGTTGCAGACATTTCACATGAACCTAATTATGAAGCAGCGATTAAAGCCATAAAAAATTAA
- a CDS encoding endonuclease domain-containing protein, whose protein sequence is MNQILTHINEIPIQINFVDNLPYNPKLKVLLKNKRKTGMLSEVLFWMLVRARSFHKIDFDKQKIIGNYIVDFYVNNLGLVVEIEDSKQGYDSIRQEFLESLGLKVFRITDLAIKNNLTVVMGELESFIILHFGSVPASEI, encoded by the coding sequence ATGAATCAAATTCTTACACATATCAATGAAATCCCTATTCAGATAAATTTCGTTGATAATTTACCCTATAATCCAAAACTGAAAGTTCTCCTAAAAAATAAGCGCAAAACAGGGATGTTAAGTGAAGTGCTTTTCTGGATGCTGGTTCGTGCCAGATCATTTCATAAAATTGACTTTGATAAACAAAAAATCATTGGAAATTATATTGTAGATTTTTATGTGAATAATTTAGGCCTGGTTGTAGAAATTGAAGATTCAAAACAAGGTTATGATAGTATAAGACAAGAATTTTTAGAATCATTAGGATTAAAAGTTTTTAGAATTACGGACTTAGCCATCAAAAATAACCTTACTGTTGTAATGGGAGAATTAGAAAGTTTTATTATTCTGCATTTTGGATCTGTACCAGCCTCTGAAATCTAA
- a CDS encoding protein-L-isoaspartate(D-aspartate) O-methyltransferase: protein MTQDSFVHKGKRKILVEYLQQRIGITDKNVLSAMNEVPRHLFIESIFEDFAYEDRAFPILAHQTISHPSTVAEQSELLQVTPGEKILEIGTGCGYQTAVLLAMKGLVYTVERQKDLFDFSKKKFRELHLFPKFQSFGDGFAGLPTFAPFDKIIVTCGASVLPTELLKQLKVGGKMVIPLGPTDEQVLYRFTKISPTEIEKEEFGAYKFVPMLNNTNT, encoded by the coding sequence ATGACGCAAGATTCGTTTGTACATAAAGGAAAAAGAAAAATCTTAGTTGAATACCTTCAGCAAAGAATTGGGATTACGGATAAGAATGTACTTTCGGCAATGAATGAAGTTCCGAGACATCTTTTTATAGAAAGTATTTTTGAAGATTTTGCCTATGAAGACCGTGCTTTTCCAATTCTCGCACATCAAACTATTTCTCATCCTTCAACAGTTGCTGAGCAATCAGAACTTTTACAGGTGACACCGGGAGAAAAAATACTTGAAATCGGAACAGGGTGTGGATATCAAACTGCTGTTTTATTGGCTATGAAAGGTTTGGTATACACTGTTGAAAGACAAAAGGATTTATTTGATTTTTCGAAGAAAAAATTTAGAGAGCTTCATCTTTTTCCAAAATTTCAAAGCTTTGGTGACGGTTTTGCCGGACTACCAACGTTTGCCCCTTTTGATAAGATCATTGTTACTTGTGGAGCATCCGTCTTACCAACAGAATTGTTGAAACAGTTAAAAGTAGGTGGGAAAATGGTTATTCCTTTGGGTCCAACCGATGAACAGGTTTTATATAGGTTCACAAAAATTTCTCCGACTGAAATTGAAAAAGAGGAATTCGGAGCATATAAATTTGTTCCAATGCTTAATAATACCAATACATAA
- a CDS encoding 2-hydroxyacid dehydrogenase, giving the protein MKVFINKRIPEIGIKMLEDAGLEITIPENDNLSHEEWLSYCKNTDAILNVGNHSFDKDFFEQCPNVKAIALYSVGFDHVNIKEANHRNIPIGNTPDVLSKATSDVAFLLMQSVARRASYNFQKVKEGNWGDFDPLHALGQELYGKTLGIFGLGRIGFEMAKKSLKAFDMSIIYHNRSHNEEAEKELNAKYVSFDELVEQADVLSIHANFVPEQKDLFNNLVFERMKPNAIFINTARGGFHNQTDLYEALVSRKIWGAGLDVTNPEPILKDDPILGLSNVCILPHIGSATIEARNGMAKVAAENIIAFSKGEKMIHCVNPEVYHN; this is encoded by the coding sequence ATGAAAGTATTCATTAATAAAAGAATTCCGGAAATTGGAATAAAAATGCTTGAAGATGCAGGATTAGAAATAACTATACCTGAAAATGATAACTTATCTCATGAAGAGTGGCTTAGCTATTGTAAAAATACAGATGCTATTTTAAATGTAGGAAATCATTCATTTGATAAAGATTTTTTTGAACAATGTCCAAATGTAAAAGCAATTGCTCTATATTCTGTAGGTTTTGATCATGTAAATATAAAGGAAGCTAATCATAGAAATATACCTATTGGAAATACACCAGATGTATTAAGTAAGGCGACTTCCGATGTTGCTTTTTTATTGATGCAATCGGTAGCAAGAAGAGCCAGCTATAATTTTCAGAAAGTAAAAGAAGGAAATTGGGGTGATTTTGATCCTTTGCATGCTTTAGGTCAGGAATTGTACGGGAAAACTTTAGGTATTTTCGGATTGGGACGAATAGGTTTTGAAATGGCAAAGAAGTCTCTGAAAGCTTTCGATATGAGTATCATTTATCATAATAGAAGTCATAATGAAGAAGCTGAGAAAGAATTGAATGCAAAATACGTTTCTTTTGATGAGCTGGTTGAACAAGCCGATGTTTTAAGCATTCATGCTAATTTTGTACCTGAGCAGAAAGATCTTTTTAATAACCTGGTTTTTGAGAGGATGAAACCTAACGCTATCTTCATTAATACAGCCAGAGGTGGTTTTCATAATCAAACAGATTTATATGAAGCATTAGTTTCAAGGAAAATCTGGGGGGCTGGTTTAGATGTTACCAATCCGGAACCAATTCTAAAAGATGACCCTATATTAGGATTATCTAATGTTTGTATACTTCCACACATTGGTTCAGCAACAATTGAGGCCAGAAACGGAATGGCAAAAGTTGCCGCGGAAAATATCATTGCATTTTCAAAAGGGGAGAAGATGATTCATTGTGTGAATCCTGAAGTTTACCATAATTAA